One window from the genome of Deltaproteobacteria bacterium encodes:
- a CDS encoding response regulator, with amino-acid sequence MQEGKEEILLVDDEPTLLKLGERLLTTLGYTVRTADNGKDACRIYREGSSEIQLVILDYLMPGMSGEETFSVLKEINPSVRVLLTSGLDGEGEVRKLIDTGVQGFIPKPFMLQDFSQAVRKALDKPIGATPKT; translated from the coding sequence ATGCAGGAGGGGAAAGAAGAGATTCTGCTTGTCGACGATGAACCTACTTTATTGAAATTAGGAGAACGACTTCTGACGACCCTGGGCTACACGGTCCGAACCGCCGACAACGGGAAAGATGCCTGCCGGATCTATCGTGAAGGAAGTTCCGAGATCCAACTGGTAATCCTGGACTATCTCATGCCGGGCATGAGCGGAGAGGAAACCTTTTCCGTTCTGAAAGAGATCAACCCCAGTGTTCGTGTCCTGCTTACCTCGGGACTTGACGGGGAAGGAGAAGTCCGGAAACTGATCGACACAGGAGTTCAGGGATTTATCCCGAAGCCCTTTATGCTCCAGGATTTCTCCCAAGCCGTACGAAAGGCCCTTGACAAACCGATCGGCGCCACCCCCAAAACGTAA